A stretch of Imperialibacter roseus DNA encodes these proteins:
- a CDS encoding VPS10 domain-containing protein, translating to MKLNRYYLLVAGILLSFAVRARQLPEGYPTKPITTLDTLLTKAFEWRNVGPSRGGRSLGASGSPSRPNEYYFGAVGGGLWKTVDGGTTWKPVTDGQLTSSSVGAVAVSETNPDIVYIGTGETQFRGNIMQGDGVYKSVDAGKTWENIGLKETQAIARVRVDPTNPDIVFVAALGHPYGNNEERGIFRTTDGGKSWKKVLYKSDKAGGVDIIIDRTNPKVVYATIWQVYRKPYKMWGGGPDCGLYKSIDGGDTWTELTRNPGLPKGPVGKIGVTVSPANPNRLWAVVEANDGGVFRSDDAGKTWKQVNDERKLRQRAFYYSRIYADPKDENTVYGLNVGFYKSTDGGEKFDVTIRPPHGDNHDLWIDPNDPMRMIASNDGGGTVSVNGGKTWTDLDFPTAQFYHIMVTNDFPYHICGAQQDNSTMCIPSDGWDFMTARGPKTEYYYSPGGGESGYIAQDPKNPDIFYAGSQGALLTRYNRATGHERDVQVYPRFFSGEPSSSLPERWQWTFPIVFSPVDNNLLFTCSQHVWVSADEGQSWQKISPDLTYADPATLGMSGGALTMDMNGPEIYATVFALAPSYHDVNTIWAGSDDGLVHITRDFGKTWSNITPPDMPKDTRVSIIDASRHHPGTAYVAAKRYQMDDRAPYLWKTHDYGKTWTKIISGIRSDDYLHTIREDIKVPGLLYAGGEHTVWVSFDDGANWNALQLNMPDTQIADLMVTDRDLVAGTHGRSVYILDDIGPLREYAKLSGNPNYTLFEPDRAVRRVESATISYFLPEQADEVVITIKDANGTVILEEKGTLPEPKKDEDEAASWYGSLPTAPTTAQGLNKYEWNLRYPGAVDFEGMIIWSARPQLGPYAPPGKYTVSVAVNGEVQTREIEVALDPRITGVTEADVKEQFELAMKIKNATSMANQTVKDIRLLKAQIDTLVMQNKGLKKDAEVLLSKLSTVEEALYQVKNQSSQDPLNFPIRLNNRLAYLRKSVESGDGKPTKGSYEVFDLLKGELDGHMATYKTILEKDIASFNRKVSKSDLQEVKLDEKM from the coding sequence ATGAAGTTAAACAGATACTATTTACTTGTTGCGGGCATTTTGCTCTCGTTTGCAGTGAGAGCGAGACAATTGCCCGAGGGCTATCCCACGAAGCCTATTACTACCCTTGATACTTTGCTAACTAAGGCCTTTGAATGGAGAAATGTAGGGCCTAGCAGGGGAGGAAGGTCGCTGGGAGCGTCAGGAAGTCCGTCCCGACCCAACGAATACTACTTTGGGGCAGTAGGTGGTGGCCTCTGGAAAACTGTTGATGGTGGCACTACCTGGAAACCAGTAACCGACGGGCAGCTGACAAGCTCATCGGTGGGTGCCGTGGCCGTGTCGGAAACCAATCCCGACATTGTGTATATAGGAACCGGCGAAACCCAGTTTAGAGGTAATATCATGCAGGGAGACGGTGTTTACAAGTCGGTAGATGCTGGCAAAACCTGGGAAAACATAGGTTTGAAAGAAACCCAGGCGATTGCCAGGGTGCGGGTTGACCCAACGAATCCTGATATCGTGTTTGTGGCCGCACTCGGGCATCCCTACGGCAATAATGAAGAAAGAGGCATTTTCAGAACAACCGACGGGGGTAAAAGCTGGAAAAAAGTGCTTTACAAAAGCGATAAGGCAGGCGGCGTTGATATCATCATTGACAGGACAAACCCGAAGGTAGTTTATGCCACTATTTGGCAAGTATACCGCAAGCCCTACAAAATGTGGGGTGGTGGCCCCGATTGCGGCCTGTATAAGTCAATTGACGGTGGCGACACATGGACAGAGCTCACCAGGAACCCAGGGTTGCCGAAAGGGCCTGTCGGTAAAATTGGCGTGACAGTTTCGCCTGCTAATCCAAACAGGCTTTGGGCAGTTGTTGAAGCCAACGACGGCGGGGTGTTTCGCTCTGACGACGCTGGCAAAACCTGGAAGCAGGTGAACGACGAACGCAAGCTCAGGCAAAGAGCGTTTTACTACAGCCGTATTTACGCAGATCCAAAAGACGAGAACACGGTATATGGGTTAAACGTGGGCTTTTACAAATCTACCGATGGTGGTGAAAAGTTTGACGTCACAATCAGGCCGCCACATGGTGACAACCACGATCTCTGGATTGATCCTAACGATCCCATGCGCATGATCGCTTCCAATGATGGTGGTGGTACTGTATCGGTCAACGGTGGTAAAACCTGGACCGACCTGGACTTCCCAACGGCTCAGTTTTATCACATCATGGTCACCAACGACTTTCCATATCACATTTGTGGAGCTCAGCAGGACAATTCCACGATGTGTATTCCAAGTGATGGTTGGGATTTTATGACTGCCAGGGGGCCGAAAACAGAGTACTACTATTCGCCAGGTGGTGGGGAGAGCGGCTACATTGCTCAGGATCCTAAGAACCCTGATATATTCTACGCCGGAAGCCAGGGAGCACTGTTAACACGTTATAACAGAGCAACAGGCCACGAGAGAGATGTGCAGGTGTATCCACGCTTCTTTTCAGGCGAGCCTTCATCATCATTGCCTGAGCGCTGGCAGTGGACATTTCCTATTGTATTCTCTCCGGTGGACAACAACCTCCTTTTTACATGCTCTCAGCATGTGTGGGTGTCGGCCGATGAAGGGCAGTCGTGGCAGAAAATAAGCCCAGATTTGACTTATGCCGACCCAGCTACCCTGGGTATGTCAGGTGGAGCACTCACCATGGATATGAACGGGCCTGAGATTTATGCGACCGTGTTTGCATTGGCACCCAGCTACCATGATGTCAACACAATTTGGGCTGGCTCAGATGATGGCCTGGTGCATATTACGAGAGACTTTGGGAAGACCTGGAGCAATATTACGCCACCCGATATGCCAAAGGACACAAGGGTAAGTATCATCGACGCTTCACGTCATCACCCAGGCACTGCGTATGTGGCTGCAAAACGCTATCAAATGGATGACAGGGCTCCGTACTTGTGGAAAACGCACGATTATGGCAAGACATGGACAAAAATAATCAGTGGCATCAGATCCGATGATTACCTGCATACTATCAGGGAGGACATCAAAGTGCCAGGCTTGCTGTATGCAGGTGGAGAGCACACCGTTTGGGTATCGTTTGATGATGGCGCCAACTGGAATGCGCTGCAGCTGAACATGCCGGACACACAAATTGCCGATTTGATGGTGACCGATAGAGATTTGGTGGCGGGCACCCATGGTCGCTCGGTCTATATTTTGGATGATATTGGGCCGCTGAGAGAGTATGCCAAACTTTCTGGCAATCCCAACTATACACTTTTTGAGCCTGACAGGGCTGTTAGACGAGTGGAAAGTGCTACAATCAGCTACTTCCTGCCAGAGCAGGCCGATGAGGTAGTTATTACCATAAAAGATGCTAATGGAACTGTGATTTTGGAGGAAAAAGGGACTTTGCCGGAGCCCAAGAAGGATGAAGACGAAGCAGCGAGCTGGTATGGCAGCCTGCCTACGGCCCCGACTACCGCTCAGGGACTCAATAAATACGAGTGGAACTTAAGATATCCCGGTGCTGTAGACTTTGAGGGGATGATTATCTGGTCTGCCAGACCACAGTTAGGCCCTTATGCGCCTCCGGGAAAGTATACCGTGAGTGTAGCTGTGAACGGAGAAGTGCAAACCAGAGAAATTGAGGTAGCGCTTGACCCCAGGATTACAGGAGTGACAGAAGCAGATGTGAAAGAGCAGTTTGAGCTGGCTATGAAGATAAAAAATGCTACCTCCATGGCCAATCAGACTGTAAAAGACATTCGTTTGTTGAAAGCCCAAATCGACACACTAGTGATGCAGAACAAGGGTTTAAAAAAGGATGCCGAGGTACTTTTGTCGAAGCTTTCTACCGTTGAGGAGGCACTTTATCAGGTGAAAAATCAGAGTTCGCAAGATCCATTGAACTTCCCGATAAGGTTGAACAACAGGCTGGCCTACCTTAGAAAGAGCGTAGAAAGTGGCGACGGGAAACCGACCAAGGGCTCTTACGAGGTATTTGACCTTTTGAAAGGAGAGCTCGATGGGCACATGGCTACTTACAAGACCATCCTCGAAAAAGACATCGCCTCTTTCAATAGAAAGGTGAGTAAGTCAGATCTTCAGGAGGTAAAGCTTGATGAGAAAATGTAG
- a CDS encoding lipid A deacylase LpxR family protein, giving the protein MARKINFLLCLVFGFQGWAWGGHVVTGSGSDSTFVRQVQLTVDNDAYFFTSYDRYYSSGIFGSYSSLRSRLPFSHPKEGSKYSSDIVFSHYIYTPKNILWDKLEQLDRPYAGMATLGVQLNYLRPSSAFTMKADVGWLGPAIKTAELMRWWHGSLGIRLPRGWDYQINNTPVLTLTPSYLKQWAFSEKFDLVSSTSMSAGTVINQVSQEVVVRYGLPGSLNQSHLTNSLLNTAKGSGKLIEWYLVACWQGSYVLYNATIDGNFIGPESMYHESSEKAVLRQTYGAVLAYKKADFELSFKTTSREVKGAENHRYMRAKISYRF; this is encoded by the coding sequence ATGGCCCGAAAGATCAATTTTCTTTTATGTTTAGTGTTTGGGTTTCAGGGGTGGGCGTGGGGGGGCCATGTCGTCACTGGAAGCGGTTCGGATAGCACGTTTGTGAGACAGGTTCAGCTCACCGTTGACAACGATGCATACTTCTTCACTAGTTATGACCGGTACTACTCAAGTGGCATATTTGGATCCTACAGTAGTTTGAGGAGCCGACTACCTTTCAGCCACCCAAAAGAAGGTAGCAAATACTCTTCCGATATTGTTTTCTCTCATTACATCTACACGCCCAAAAACATCCTGTGGGACAAGTTAGAGCAGCTTGACCGACCTTATGCCGGGATGGCTACCCTGGGAGTTCAACTGAATTATCTCAGACCATCAAGTGCTTTTACCATGAAAGCGGATGTGGGTTGGCTTGGCCCGGCGATTAAAACAGCAGAGCTGATGCGCTGGTGGCACGGCAGCCTGGGCATACGGCTTCCCAGGGGTTGGGATTACCAGATTAACAATACGCCGGTGTTGACTTTGACACCTTCCTATTTAAAGCAATGGGCGTTTAGTGAAAAGTTTGACTTGGTGAGCTCCACATCGATGTCGGCAGGCACAGTGATCAATCAGGTGTCGCAGGAGGTGGTAGTAAGGTATGGCTTGCCAGGGAGTTTGAACCAAAGCCATTTAACTAACAGTCTTTTGAATACAGCAAAGGGGAGTGGCAAGCTCATTGAGTGGTACCTGGTGGCATGCTGGCAGGGAAGTTACGTGCTTTATAATGCCACCATAGATGGTAACTTTATCGGACCGGAGAGCATGTACCATGAAAGCTCGGAAAAAGCGGTTTTGCGTCAAACCTACGGCGCTGTGTTGGCTTACAAAAAGGCTGACTTCGAGTTGTCATTTAAAACTACGTCCAGAGAAGTGAAAGGAGCTGAAAACCACCGATATATGCGGGCTAAAATTAGCTATAGATTCTAA
- a CDS encoding CPBP family intramembrane glutamic endopeptidase has protein sequence MKALIRQLIDFQKANFHPGLYLSLVLFIGVSVGFNFSLGFYDDYIIKGHSPALRWLLVAAFNMFPFVVAALLVYYFKGEKSWVKDTGFWLRAALVFAVSGLSQYWKPFDGLVAGLNGNEYYFASYTFRKADSLVNVLLPVVILYLLFEKEKYKLFYGLRSTHWDWKPYALMFMGMVVVIGLASFFQDLQAYYPRYMRTKGPELATELGISQWWPLLIYEIAYGSDFVSVELFYRGLLVLAFYRYFGNYAVLVMVPSYVFLHFGKPMTEAISSAIGGYVLGIISLNSRNIWGGVVLHVGVAWLMEFYGWLQLVFK, from the coding sequence ATGAAAGCACTCATTCGTCAGCTAATCGATTTTCAAAAGGCTAATTTCCATCCAGGTCTTTACCTGAGCCTTGTGCTCTTTATAGGTGTAAGTGTAGGCTTCAATTTTTCCCTCGGGTTTTACGATGACTATATCATCAAAGGGCATAGCCCTGCTCTCCGGTGGCTGCTTGTTGCTGCCTTCAATATGTTTCCTTTTGTGGTTGCAGCCCTTCTTGTTTATTATTTTAAAGGAGAAAAGTCATGGGTAAAAGACACTGGCTTTTGGTTGCGGGCCGCCCTGGTGTTTGCAGTGTCGGGCTTGTCGCAATACTGGAAACCATTTGATGGATTGGTCGCCGGGCTGAATGGCAACGAATACTATTTTGCCAGCTACACATTTAGAAAGGCAGATAGCCTTGTTAATGTTTTGCTGCCCGTGGTGATCCTTTATTTGCTTTTTGAAAAGGAGAAATACAAATTGTTTTACGGATTACGCTCTACTCACTGGGACTGGAAGCCTTATGCACTGATGTTTATGGGTATGGTGGTGGTAATCGGCCTTGCGTCTTTTTTTCAGGACTTGCAGGCTTACTATCCCCGCTACATGCGCACCAAAGGGCCAGAGCTGGCGACTGAGCTTGGGATTAGTCAATGGTGGCCTCTGCTTATTTATGAAATAGCATACGGGAGTGATTTCGTGTCGGTTGAGCTATTCTACAGGGGTCTGCTGGTGCTGGCATTCTACCGGTATTTTGGGAATTATGCCGTGCTTGTTATGGTGCCGTCTTATGTTTTTCTGCACTTTGGCAAGCCAATGACGGAAGCTATAAGCTCAGCTATTGGTGGCTATGTTTTAGGCATTATTTCCCTTAACAGCCGGAACATATGGGGTGGGGTGGTTCTTCATGTGGGGGTGGCGTGGCTAATGGAGTTTTACGGGTGGCTTCAGCTGGTTTTCAAATAA
- a CDS encoding triple tyrosine motif-containing protein: MRRLLVGLLLFLSIATTAVAQSGYYYQTHFTPIANKRDQINYSIQQDDFGRLYFANRQGLLQFDGTSWDLIETPGPTFSISLNDSVIYLAGTYGFGMLTTDGFGNLAFKNLGDSLSKLSSMTQLISYGEELVMTDGKSAFSYSPSSKKLEKIATSLPVTQIGVFDAKLVAFNADTTFLIRGQGVLPPRFVEKGPWLQWSKSAGNQWIGANRKNELFQIVGGQLVPLKLDDEGYLDEARILSLTWMSDDLVAVGTLRGGVVFVDAKGRKLDQIVNFHTGLPDNETQTLFRDKDTGLWVAHPYGYTRVSPNIPFKSYNYYPGLDGTLYTSRHFDGRVFAGTNLGLFYLDQVKNFDEIVYYIKKNPDTQLTVADDRKEDKKDGDGLFSFLRFNKKDDKVEETTKEPVTEEAPEDDKKKKGGLFSFLKKNKGEEATEEKKEEPEAPKKAVVATAISKARSQIGGKKKTATAEPVMVRRVKKELQSITYVYKKIKGVEGRINQLVPINDDEMMAAGLAGVFIVKEDEAVQIYSEAVRRVFYDPIQNLILISTYRGGLLTVVNEAGKWKETTLLENVDDFIQFIFKDRTGKIWLCTSQKLYWAKIENNTLVEAGEVPIKNDYLDPVIGIDDANLGVVFMHAKGFFKLAGDGLEKFDWLGMSEPSRYISSAGHLLVSDGRFWHKMGPKTDANSAFTFLNLFDHIVSIDFEKEGDLWVVTADNNFYRIDHNKAFEANYNPFLKHIRSVNNQLLPIGTKLRVEQENSSLSFFYHQTEYSGILKIEYRYRLLGLNEQWSEWSPNNNTIQFSYLPSDKYELQVETRNSFGVVKPLESIFFTVVPPYWQRPWFYAAEFLFFAMLLFLSSRLTKSNSMVVLVLNRLLTFLTIIMIIEFIQTIVEANFETNSSPVLSFFLQVAVAFCLMPLESFMRSKLSGKGEKVDRLVQGHVSKLTRSIGKKSSGKKTVEEQS; encoded by the coding sequence ATGAGACGTTTACTTGTTGGCCTGCTTCTATTTCTTTCAATTGCTACTACGGCGGTAGCCCAATCAGGCTACTACTACCAAACTCATTTTACTCCCATAGCAAACAAACGGGATCAAATCAATTATAGTATCCAGCAAGATGATTTTGGCCGACTTTACTTTGCCAACAGACAGGGGCTTTTGCAATTTGATGGCACCAGCTGGGACTTGATAGAAACCCCTGGGCCAACTTTTTCTATCTCGCTCAACGACTCTGTCATTTACCTGGCAGGTACATATGGCTTTGGCATGCTCACTACTGACGGTTTTGGAAATCTTGCGTTCAAAAATTTGGGCGACTCTTTAAGCAAACTGTCCTCAATGACACAGCTCATTAGTTATGGTGAAGAGCTCGTGATGACCGACGGAAAAAGTGCTTTTTCTTATAGTCCGTCGTCAAAAAAACTGGAAAAAATAGCTACGTCGCTACCTGTCACACAAATTGGTGTTTTTGACGCAAAGCTTGTTGCTTTCAATGCAGACACTACCTTTCTTATCAGAGGGCAGGGCGTGCTACCTCCGAGATTTGTAGAGAAAGGCCCCTGGTTGCAGTGGAGTAAGTCGGCGGGCAACCAATGGATTGGTGCCAATAGAAAAAACGAACTTTTCCAGATTGTTGGCGGTCAGCTAGTGCCGCTGAAACTCGACGATGAGGGATATTTGGATGAGGCAAGGATTCTTTCTTTGACCTGGATGAGTGATGACCTCGTGGCGGTGGGCACCTTAAGAGGAGGGGTTGTGTTTGTTGATGCGAAGGGGAGAAAGCTGGATCAGATCGTCAACTTTCATACCGGACTGCCCGACAATGAAACCCAGACATTGTTCAGGGACAAAGACACCGGGCTGTGGGTAGCGCATCCCTATGGATACACCAGGGTGTCTCCAAACATTCCCTTCAAGTCATACAACTACTACCCGGGGCTTGATGGCACGCTGTATACTTCGCGGCATTTTGACGGAAGAGTATTTGCCGGCACCAACCTGGGGCTCTTTTATCTGGATCAGGTCAAGAACTTTGATGAGATCGTCTACTATATAAAAAAGAATCCCGACACGCAGCTAACCGTTGCAGATGACAGAAAAGAAGACAAAAAGGATGGCGACGGCCTTTTTTCATTTTTGCGTTTCAATAAAAAAGATGACAAAGTAGAAGAGACGACAAAGGAGCCTGTTACTGAGGAAGCACCAGAGGACGATAAAAAGAAAAAGGGCGGCTTGTTTTCTTTTTTGAAAAAGAATAAAGGGGAGGAAGCCACGGAAGAGAAGAAAGAAGAACCGGAGGCACCTAAGAAAGCCGTTGTCGCTACTGCCATCAGCAAGGCCAGAAGTCAAATTGGAGGAAAAAAGAAGACTGCTACTGCTGAGCCGGTCATGGTAAGGAGGGTGAAGAAGGAGTTGCAAAGCATCACTTATGTTTATAAGAAAATAAAGGGAGTAGAAGGCCGGATCAACCAACTGGTGCCCATTAACGATGATGAAATGATGGCAGCCGGACTGGCAGGAGTGTTTATTGTCAAAGAAGACGAAGCAGTTCAAATATATTCCGAAGCGGTGAGAAGGGTATTTTATGACCCTATCCAGAACCTTATTCTTATATCAACATACCGGGGCGGGTTGCTAACGGTTGTGAACGAAGCTGGAAAATGGAAAGAAACCACGTTACTTGAGAATGTAGATGATTTTATCCAGTTCATTTTCAAAGACAGAACTGGCAAAATCTGGCTTTGTACGTCGCAGAAGCTCTATTGGGCTAAGATTGAGAATAATACGCTTGTCGAAGCGGGGGAGGTTCCCATTAAGAACGACTACCTTGACCCCGTAATAGGCATCGACGACGCCAACCTTGGCGTGGTATTTATGCACGCAAAAGGCTTTTTCAAACTAGCTGGTGACGGGCTTGAGAAATTTGACTGGCTCGGGATGTCGGAGCCCAGCCGCTATATAAGCTCCGCCGGCCACTTGCTCGTCTCTGACGGAAGATTTTGGCATAAAATGGGCCCCAAAACCGACGCCAATAGTGCCTTTACTTTTCTCAACCTATTTGACCACATTGTTTCAATTGATTTTGAAAAAGAGGGTGATTTGTGGGTGGTGACCGCTGATAACAATTTCTATCGCATCGACCACAACAAGGCTTTTGAAGCCAACTATAATCCATTCCTGAAGCACATCAGGTCGGTCAATAATCAATTACTTCCGATAGGAACCAAATTGCGGGTGGAACAGGAGAACAGCTCGCTGAGCTTTTTCTACCATCAAACAGAATATTCCGGTATCCTTAAGATTGAGTACAGGTACCGACTGCTTGGATTGAATGAGCAATGGTCGGAGTGGTCGCCCAATAACAATACGATTCAGTTCTCGTATTTGCCGTCCGATAAGTATGAGCTACAGGTAGAAACCCGCAATAGCTTTGGTGTTGTGAAGCCGCTTGAGTCTATTTTCTTTACCGTTGTGCCGCCGTATTGGCAACGGCCTTGGTTTTATGCCGCCGAGTTTCTGTTTTTCGCTATGCTGCTGTTTTTGAGTTCGAGGCTTACCAAAAGCAACAGTATGGTTGTGCTGGTGCTTAATCGTTTGCTCACGTTCCTCACCATCATCATGATTATTGAGTTTATCCAGACGATTGTAGAGGCAAATTTTGAGACGAACTCATCGCCAGTGTTGTCCTTCTTTTTACAGGTAGCGGTGGCTTTTTGTTTAATGCCGCTTGAAAGTTTTATGAGAAGTAAGTTGTCTGGAAAAGGAGAAAAAGTCGATCGATTAGTTCAGGGCCATGTGTCTAAGCTTACCAGAAGCATTGGTAAAAAGTCGTCGGGAAAGAAGACTGTGGAGGAGCAGAGTTAG
- a CDS encoding WD40/YVTN/BNR-like repeat-containing protein — protein sequence MKKSALLNAFGAVLLAILANFPLHAQPSEKQIYQAFQFRNVGPTRGGRVTTVTGVPSEPGTFYMGATGGGVWKTTDYGINWKNISDGYFATGSIGAIRVAATDPNIIYVGTGTDGIRSNVITGKGVYKSTDAGKTWIHLGLEKVGQIGAVEIHPTDPKTVFVAAMGQAFQNNEERGVYKTTDGGTTWDKVLYDSDSVGAVDLEFAPNNPNIVYAAMYRFKRTPWTIISGGYQEGGIYKSKDGGKTWEKKTKGLPKGLIGKIDLGVSAADPLRLYAIVEAPVKEQGLYRSDDQGESFVHVSDNEDLVNRPFYYTNVDVNPLNASDVFSQANPGIRSRDGGKTWTRLNPPHGDNHDLWINPNDSMIWIQSNDGGANVTLNGGISWSTQNNQPTAELYQVEVDDQYPYWLYAGQQDNSTIAVPSAPPYDHPSGAVGYWMAVGGCETGPAVPKPGDPNIIYSNCKGRFGVYDKRTGQEKQYYVGASNIYGHNPKDLKFRFQRVAPVHASFHTPGVVYHGSQYLHKTVDDGKTWEIISPDLTAFETDKQVISGSPITRDVTGEEYYSTIYDINESRMKEGLIWVGANDGPVHVTKDGGKTWANVTPKMPKGGRVDCVEPSPHQEGKAYVAVLRYQLGDWKPYLFKTTDYGANWTAITNGIPDDQPTRTIREDPEKEGVLYAGTEFGLYISFDDGANWESFQQNLPVTPITDIKVFRNDLILSTMGRGFYIMDNISALHSIKTVSSKGAHLFKPETAHRFRYRYNGEGKYPEYPDAAVTIDYYLKDKSESDIILEITDRDGNIISSFTSATRPKGDKGSTDMATGFFTKGGKPGLPNKAGSNRFNWDLTHMGAWSADARRAFSNGPMVSPGTYTAKFTIGGNTFSESFDVLIDPKAADAGVTQEELLAQEKLALQVRDLLSEASHLEDDIKQAVKALEGNKSGNARKKLMALQALQDQVTTPEGIYMQPMLVDQIRYLSFMLNRADQMPGKDAYDRYEELSDLLSKIKADYSGMVDINSKR from the coding sequence ATGAAAAAAAGTGCCCTCCTAAATGCCTTCGGAGCCGTTCTGCTGGCTATTCTGGCTAATTTTCCTTTGCACGCTCAGCCATCCGAAAAACAGATCTACCAGGCTTTTCAGTTTCGAAATGTTGGGCCAACCCGGGGTGGTCGTGTAACCACGGTAACAGGTGTCCCGAGCGAGCCAGGCACATTTTATATGGGGGCAACTGGTGGTGGCGTTTGGAAGACTACCGACTATGGGATCAATTGGAAAAACATATCGGACGGGTATTTTGCCACTGGCTCGATTGGTGCCATCAGGGTAGCGGCCACCGATCCGAACATCATTTACGTGGGTACAGGTACAGACGGTATTCGCTCAAATGTGATCACGGGGAAAGGTGTTTACAAGTCAACCGATGCAGGGAAAACATGGATTCATCTCGGCCTTGAAAAAGTGGGGCAAATTGGTGCCGTGGAAATTCACCCAACTGATCCGAAAACTGTTTTTGTGGCAGCCATGGGGCAGGCTTTTCAAAACAATGAAGAGCGGGGCGTTTACAAAACGACTGACGGAGGGACTACCTGGGACAAGGTGCTTTATGATTCCGACTCAGTAGGAGCAGTGGACCTTGAGTTTGCGCCCAATAACCCAAATATCGTATATGCAGCAATGTACAGGTTCAAAAGAACACCCTGGACAATCATCAGTGGGGGATACCAGGAAGGTGGAATATACAAGTCGAAAGACGGCGGAAAAACCTGGGAGAAGAAGACGAAAGGGCTTCCAAAAGGGCTTATTGGAAAAATAGACCTTGGAGTGAGTGCAGCTGATCCACTTCGCCTCTATGCCATTGTAGAAGCACCAGTAAAGGAGCAGGGGCTTTATCGCTCCGACGATCAGGGGGAATCTTTCGTCCATGTAAGCGACAACGAAGACCTGGTCAACAGACCGTTTTATTATACCAATGTGGATGTGAATCCGCTCAATGCATCCGACGTATTCTCTCAGGCCAACCCGGGCATCAGGTCCAGGGATGGAGGTAAAACCTGGACAAGGCTGAATCCACCTCATGGTGACAATCACGACCTTTGGATCAACCCAAATGACTCGATGATTTGGATACAGTCCAATGACGGAGGGGCCAATGTAACGCTCAATGGCGGCATCTCCTGGTCAACACAAAACAATCAGCCAACAGCCGAGCTCTACCAGGTAGAAGTCGATGATCAGTACCCTTATTGGCTATACGCCGGTCAGCAGGACAACTCAACGATAGCAGTGCCCAGCGCTCCACCTTATGATCACCCGTCAGGGGCTGTAGGCTACTGGATGGCAGTTGGAGGTTGCGAAACAGGCCCGGCAGTGCCAAAACCTGGTGATCCCAACATTATTTATTCGAATTGTAAAGGCCGCTTCGGTGTGTATGATAAACGCACAGGGCAAGAAAAGCAATATTACGTTGGCGCTTCAAATATTTACGGGCACAACCCAAAAGACCTTAAATTCAGGTTTCAGCGGGTAGCCCCGGTTCACGCTTCATTCCACACGCCGGGAGTGGTTTATCATGGTTCGCAGTATTTACACAAGACGGTGGATGATGGTAAAACATGGGAAATCATTTCACCCGACCTCACAGCTTTCGAAACAGACAAGCAGGTGATTTCAGGAAGCCCTATAACCCGTGACGTTACGGGAGAAGAATACTACAGCACTATTTACGATATCAATGAGTCACGCATGAAGGAAGGTTTGATCTGGGTGGGCGCCAACGATGGCCCTGTGCACGTAACCAAAGACGGAGGCAAAACCTGGGCCAACGTGACACCAAAAATGCCAAAGGGCGGCAGGGTTGACTGTGTGGAGCCTTCACCGCATCAGGAAGGAAAGGCGTACGTGGCTGTGCTTCGCTATCAACTGGGTGACTGGAAGCCTTACCTTTTCAAAACTACAGACTACGGCGCTAACTGGACAGCCATCACCAATGGCATTCCCGACGATCAACCAACAAGAACGATCCGGGAAGACCCCGAAAAAGAAGGAGTACTTTATGCCGGCACAGAGTTCGGGTTGTACATCTCCTTCGATGATGGCGCCAATTGGGAATCGTTTCAGCAAAACCTGCCAGTTACTCCCATTACCGACATCAAGGTGTTTCGCAACGATCTGATACTTTCCACTATGGGCAGGGGATTCTACATAATGGACAATATAAGTGCACTGCATTCGATCAAGACCGTGTCATCTAAGGGCGCTCATTTGTTCAAACCCGAAACAGCTCATCGGTTCCGCTACAGATATAACGGAGAAGGGAAGTACCCCGAGTATCCCGACGCTGCTGTCACCATCGATTATTATCTTAAAGACAAATCAGAGTCGGACATTATTTTGGAAATAACGGATAGGGACGGTAATATCATCAGCTCTTTTACCAGTGCCACCAGGCCTAAAGGTGACAAGGGAAGCACAGATATGGCCACAGGCTTCTTCACCAAAGGAGGGAAGCCAGGACTGCCTAACAAGGCTGGCAGCAACCGCTTCAACTGGGACCTGACTCACATGGGAGCCTGGAGTGCCGATGCTCGCAGGGCGTTCAGCAACGGCCCCATGGTATCTCCCGGAACTTATACGGCTAAGTTTACCATTGGTGGTAACACCTTTAGTGAAAGCTTCGATGTGCTGATTGACCCGAAAGCTGCTGATGCTGGTGTTACGCAGGAAGAGCTGCTGGCTCAGGAAAAGCTGGCGCTGCAGGTAAGAGACTTATTGTCAGAGGCTAGCCATTTGGAAGATGATATTAAGCAGGCTGTGAAGGCCCTGGAAGGAAACAAGTCAGGGAATGCCCGGAAGAAATTGATGGCTCTTCAGGCGCTTCAGGATCAGGTAACTACCCCGGAAGGAATATACATGCAGCCCATGCTGGTGGATCAAATCCGGTACCTTTCTTTTATGTTGAACAGGGCCGACCAGATGCCCGGCAAAGATGCTTACGACAGGTATGAGGAGTTGTCGGATCTGCTGAGTAAAATCAAGGCCGATTACAGTGGAATGGTAGACATAAACAGTAAAAGGTAG